The DNA region CACCTCGCAGGGTAGATCAGGCGAGGACTGGGCAGCATTTCATGCTCCATATATTCAGCGTTGGGCAGATCGTCTTGAGCATATTGCGGAGCAGAGTCCTTTCGTCGATCCAGATCCGATACGAGCTACCTCTGTatacatgcagtggtattgggGGATCACACGGAGGTGGATTTCTCGTCCTGTACAGCGGCCTCCACTTACTTTTCTGCCGCGTGGGAATGTCGAGCGACGATTggtaagattattttattttatagtttattttaatataaggatattcattatatataatcatatatgtTTATACAGGTGTATGCTATCCGGCATGCTGTTAGCGGTATCGGTCATTTGATGGATGATCCTCCGGAGCCCACTAGAATGATCGATGCTCTAGCACATGTAAGGTGGGATCTCGAGAGCGTGTTAGAGAGCCTTCCGACATTACCCGTGACAGGACATTCGGATGTTTCTTCTCCGACATTTGGTGCTCACGGTGATATTCCCTCCACCTCTACACCTGCATATGATTTCGGTGATATTCCCTCCACGTCCGCGCCTACATATGGTTTCGATGATATTCCCTCCACCTCGATGCCTGCGTATGATTTTCCATCGACATCTGTCCCAATTCATCCATCTGATGTCCCTTCGACTTCTGATGTCCCTTCGACATCGGAAGTGCAGTTTGATATTCCGTCGGCGTCCATCCCTCCATTTGAGATTCCATCTACGTCAGAggtattatattttgatatttcattCACGTCTATCCATCTTTCTAACGTTTCATCCACGTTGCAGGTTCGTCGCGATGATATTGTATATCAACGtaggcgacgacgacgaggtCATATTGGGACGCAGGAAGGGATACTACCATCAGCTGTTGAGCAAGGGATGGAGCAGATTGTCGAGGGCATCGCCATCGAGCATATTGATGAGATGCATGTCATTGAGCCCGTGCAGCCTGAGATGGAGCATGACATACATATTCGAGGACGGAGTCGAGGACGCGGTCGTGGACGCGGACGTGGACGTGGCAGGggacgagggcgagagcataggAGGGGGATGGAGGGGACTTGatgttttttatcatttttgagattattatgtatatttgaTATTCAGATCTTTCTATATTGATTTTTGTagtattatctaaatttatccATATTGAAATGTGTTGATATTGCTCATTTTATCTGATTAAAGTGTGGTTGAAGTTGGTATAgatgattttatgtaattatttttgtaattgaAATGCTTGAAAATATTGCTTTTTTGTATAATGTGAGAATTTTGCATTATTGCTGCTGTTTTGTTGTAGTACAGCttgaaagcggtgaaccattcaccgcatttaaaagcggtgaactattcaccgtatttataagcggtgaatagttcaccgcttttaatGAATTCCTTGTCCGCTTTTAATAAACTTTGGCAGGGTGGGTGcccatgaaggcggtgaatggttcaccgccttcatgggATATATAAATCCTCatgaaagcggtgaaccatttaccgctttcaCATGAATGCGGTatatggttcaccgctttttaGGAGTCCCGCCACCTCACCGCCTACCTGGCAGTTTTGagcctatttttacaaattcaaatttcagaggcctatttttaaaataaaagtgttGAAGGAGACTAGTTGGGTAAAAACTCCGCTCAACAATAACAACTTAGATATAAAAGGAAATCCGattgtttcggatagcaccccacatttcttggtgatgccgcgatgcGAGAATTCCAGTCTTGTAATTTATAGACGACGATTCAGCTCGACCCAACGCAAACAAACCGAAAAGTGTACTTTTGTTTAACGACTCGCCGCACGTCTGTAGGAACTTCGATTCGAGTTGCCCACCGTGTTgattttaccttcaattaggtttacataggctTAAATTAGATCAAATCCTACTATGATTAAAAGCCCTCTTTAGAAACCCTACAAACCCATTATTGCAAGAATGCACATAGCAACTATGATTCATGCAATAATCTTGTGTAGCATCACCTAGGGTTCCCATTCAACTCATTTCTAAGGGATTATATCAAAACCCTAACTACATACCACTAAATCGCATGAAGCTTACCTCCAACACAAGCTTCTCCTCAAGCCAAGAAGATGGtagcttcacctccaagcaaCCTCTTTCCACTATTCTCCACCTCTTGGTACAAAcccaaggagagagagagaagcttagagagagagagagagagagagagagagagaaaggttttTCTCTTAGGTTTGGGAGatgtgagggaaatgagagaaatgggTTAAGATATCTCATTTAAACACTCCTCAAGCACAATTGCACTCAGCCCCCCACTCAAAAATAGGGTTTCACAAAACCCTCCATTTCAcgtgtacggggtccggacccttcagccagggtccggacccgAGAGCACTTCCAGCATGAAAAATTCTGGAATTTCTCcaacttgctctccaaggtcctctaCACCCTTATAAGACATTCCCATCATTTGGAATGCTCAACGGACCCTTCCGAAGCGTCCAAtaccacactttggtcaatttcgaCCTAAGTTCAGTTTTACGCGTCGAGGATTCATTACCTTACAGTTACGGTCTAAACAGAGAAAGTCTCTAAATCCTATATTAGATTAGAAAGGAAATATGATTGTGAATATAAGAGATTAGGGACTCGAATGATAATATTGATTTTAAGCATTTTGCTGGTAATTTGGACCCAACACTACAAGAGAATTGGGTTTTAGCGACAcatttttgggacacttttatgtaagtgtcccatttatgtataatttttattttaaaaaacaaatctaGTAAAGCCCAAAGATAAAGCCCAATTACccaaaacaaaattcataatGTTCAAAAACTCctaagttattaaaaaaaactagcaAGGCCCAAGTAGAAAgcccaaatacaaaaaaaagggaaaaaaaactaTCGTAcccctcgctctcctcctcctcctcctcctcctccacatcCGAACGAATCGTCTTCTCCTAGGTCGTATCCTCTTCTCCCCTCGCTCAAACcccctcgctctcctcctcttcctccgtcGCCGCAACCGATGAGCTAGGgttccggcggccggagttcGGCCGTGAGGCTCTCGCGGGGACCGTCGCCGGCGGAGTAAGCGCCAAACGTCGAGGCAACGACGGTGGTGGGGAGGCAGGAGTCCGGCGACCCGGTTGTGCTCGCGGCGGCGTCGAAGGCGTGGAAGGGGTAGACGGAGAAGAAGGTGAGCTCTATCCATCGATTATCCCATATAATAATCTCTTGTCAGAATCTCTTGTTCATGACGATTTAGAGTGTAATCTCTGATTAGTCTTATTGTATATTAAGTGCTTATCATCAGAAAAAGGATTAATTCtccttactcttttttttttttaaaaaggagagagagagagagagagagagagagagagacacacacacacacagagaatTAATGCTTATCTCCTAGTAAGCTTActaaaatatttagttattatatCATAGAGTTGGGAAGTGGCCGTAAAATTTGACAGAGTAATTAGAACAGTTGAAGGAATATTCCCAATTAAGTTCCACCGAAAGGATTTAAAGtgacttaatttaaaatttgggaaAATGTTAAGAACGTGCATAGAAATTCCCATCATATTAATCGTGAATGCTTAGTTCATTTGCATACTATTTGTAGGATGTTGGATTTTTGGGTTGAAAATCTacagttattttcttttttctcgatTCCAGAGGCCTAAACTACTTTAGTTTCTATTGCCTAGTTCATTTGTTTAATGAATGAAACGAATTATTATGAAAGTTTGTGAACTGCACGAGATTTAACTATTTTAATGCCTCACTTTTAGGCCCCAAGTTCAATGAGCATTAATTCCTAGTGCTTCACTAGATGTATCCAAATCACATTTGTAGAGCATTTGTATAATCTCAGAGCTCAAAGGTAGGAAGAATATGAGACcctagatagtcctatatataaggtataaaatataatagggctaaaattcttaacccgattatagcattttgggcagtGGCTAGgttaagaggttaagagagttaagcgtgctaggactaGAGTAGTCCTAGAATGGATGACCCTCTGGGAAGTAGGGCGTCACAGCGAATGTGTAAAGGGCCAacaattttcatttttcaacaTATTCTAGGCACTTGCCTAATTATGGTGAATCCATTTAACATCTTATTATGAAGGGCGAGATGTGTAATgcaattaaaaaagtaaaatcttACCATACTAAAATGATGATGATCTATCTAATAAATTCCTTAAGGCttagtattttgattttggGCAAACTTCAGAAATGGGCCCTGTGATACAGCGCATTTCATATTTGTGCCTGTGAATTTCATTTGTATCACTTAGATGCTCTGAGATTGCTATTCCtattttctttctgtttttttaaaaaaacccaaTTTTCCAGAAGGACCTTTCCATCAATCCCATTGATTTTAGTTTGGACCAGGTTTTGAAACTCACTAATGAGTTTGGTTCGTGTTTGGGTTGTGTGGTCTAAAGTCAACTTCAAACCCTAGTCTAAAACTCAATTCTAATGGGTTTTAGTCAAGTTTAGATCAACCCAACCTAGAAGATGATCCAAACTTGCTGTGTTGATCAAAATCTAAACCAAAACCAAGTTATAGTGGGGAGCTAATGAAAAGGTCCCTATGAAGTTATGGGtgttcaaattattattattattattatttgttggtTTAATCTCCTTTTGTGATGAATGATTCTCGAAGTTTATGCCAGAATGCTTTGATTTGAATCTGGGATTTATGCTGTACAGAGTTCTACATTATGCATTCGCCGGTAATTTTTTACATAATTCTTCGATTTGCATGTGTACTGAGCTTATTCTCTGATATGCATGTGTATTTGTGTTTTAGATATTATAGATGCCTTTTAATTTGGAGTCCTCTAGTTAATACATGcctgatatttatttttttttaacccttttcTTCTGGCAGCCCTACATTGATTTGTCTGCTTGCTATGCCTCGGGGAAGTATTCAGATCTAGAGGCCTTCATCCAATCAAATGTTGAGAAGTTTCAGTCTGTGAGTACTATTTCACCGGCTATATCTTTAATTCAACAATAAAGCCATCTCGCATTTCAGTTACTGTAGTAAATGTTGAACATTGTATTGCATGACTGTTGTGATTTTGCAGCAATTTCCTTTTGTTATCTTTTGtactttctttctttgctttttaTGATggattttactttttaaaattgtcaTGTGTTATTTCGCCTTTCTGTTTTTTTGAACTTGCAGGACAATAATCTTGGATTGGTGAAGCAAGTCCTATCTTCTTTATACAAGCGCAATATCCAGAGACTAACACAGACTTACTTGACTTTGTCCCTCCAAGACATAGCCAATGCTGTGCAACTGAAGACCCCGAAGGAAGCTGAAATGCATGTTCTACGGATGGTGGGTTTCTGAGctatataaaaatttgtcattttaaacttcaaatgtgATGAAGCTTTGTAACTTTTTTGCAAAATTCCAGATTCAAGATGGGGAGATATTTGCTACGATAAATCAGAAGGATGGAATGGTCAGTTTTTATGAGGATCCTGAGCAATATAAAACTTCCTCTTGAGCAATATAAAACTTGTGAGATGGCAGATCACATTGATTCTACAATTCAGAAGTATCATATCAACTTATTAGCTTTCGTTTAATCTATAAAATGTTGTGTTTCGATCTCTTGTCGAGATTACGCGTCCATGCCTTTcaaaattgaataattaaatcatTGTGTGTTGATTACTCCATGTTCCATGTAGTCAACCTCTTCAACTTCATTAGGACTTCCAAATTACTTTCATCATCCCTATCAAAACTAAGCAATAGTTTGACATTGTTTGTATGATTAAGTGCATAAGGGGCACTGTCATTCTCTAAACTTCCTTTGCAACGAATTCAGCATCATGGCTATAGAGTTGGTGAGAAGTCAGCAGCCAGCTGTAAATTTCTGCAATGTCTCCTTGATGTCTTTTCAGGCCTGAACTCTGGGGTTTTAGTGGATTTGAGTATATTCCTAATTCCTAAATAAAGCTAGGATGATTTTGTCGGCTGTATAATCTTGTCAGCTGtgttttagacttttttttttttttttttttttttttttttttttttttttNAAATAGGTTTTGGCCGCAATATTTTGTGTACTTAGTGCAGTGGTTTTATTACATTATTTGTTGATTGCAGCTTTGGTGCTTAAagaagactttttttttccttttttttttttctgttcctTAACAAGTTAATACCTTTTTggtttttaagttttcagttgcAGTATTAGTGTATGGAGGAACATGCTATTGCTAGTATTAATGCTATTAAGGCTTATGAACTGCAAAGAATATATTCTCATGAGTTATGGCATAAATTTGGTGTATTATATTGTATTATTGATTATATGTAAGGCAAGGATTAGAAACCACTCAAAATTTTCAGCATctctttgttcttctttttttattggtGGTGGGTTCATTAATCAATGCTACATGCTTCACGAGTTGTGGTAAGTTATTAAGTGCAATAGATTGGGGAGCCACCATCTTAATTACTATTTGTATACGAAATGGAGATGCATATATTAAATTTGAGTATGATAATCTGTCACTTAAATAATGTCTTGCTCATTGTCAAATAATGCCTTTTTTTAAGATGAAATGATTATCtaatactaaaaaattatatttgtttagGTTTCAGACGCATCTAGCGCTCGTAATATTCATCCACAACTTCATTGCCCTTcaagtaaaattaaacttatattaattgattttcatgttaaaagattatttaactaatcttttattaacttcagtattatttaatttgtaggtTCAATATCTTAATTGCCGAGGTCACTACGATTggatatgatatgatattattagcttttgttttcatttctctttttcttgggTTGAAAAGCTAGAAATTGTTGGTACTGTGATTTAGTGACTAAATACTCGTTTAAAGATATATGGATAATAGCTTGAGACATTTTGGTATTAATTAGTGTAACTACAAAACctcttttatatgttttttttgttaatgCAAATCAAGGCGAAGAAAATTAAAGATATGCTTAATGATAATCATCGTGGAGtggtattatattttaaaaagtgtgATGCATCAagaaaaaatttgatgtttaaAGAAAATGCGACAGTTATAAAGTGTcgctgaaattaaaaaaaagtgttgctagaatattattttgcATCACTTTAATGTGCTGCTAAAAGCTTAAATAAGTGTCGGTATATCAGTAGcactttttttaggttataccaACACTCTTAAAAAGTGTCACgtact from Ananas comosus cultivar F153 unplaced genomic scaffold, ASM154086v1, whole genome shotgun sequence includes:
- the LOC109703943 gene encoding COP9 signalosome complex subunit 3-like isoform X2, giving the protein MHSPPYIDLSACYASGKYSDLEAFIQSNVEKFQSDNNLGLVKQVLSSLYKRNIQRLTQTYLTLSLQDIANAVQLKTPKEAEMHVLRMIQDGEIFATINQKDGMVSDASSARNIHPQLHCPSSSIS
- the LOC109703943 gene encoding COP9 signalosome complex subunit 3-like isoform X3, which gives rise to MHSPPYIDLSACYASGKYSDLEAFIQSNVEKFQSDNNLGLVKQVLSSLYKRNIQRLTQTYLTLSLQDIANAVQLKTPKEAEMHVLRMIQDGEIFATINQKDGMVSFYEDPEQYKTSS
- the LOC109703943 gene encoding COP9 signalosome complex subunit 3-like isoform X1; this translates as MHSPPYIDLSACYASGKYSDLEAFIQSNVEKFQSDNNLGLVKQVLSSLYKRNIQRLTQTYLTLSLQDIANAVQLKTPKEAEMHVLRMIQDGEIFATINQKDGMVSDASSARNIHPQLHCPSSPFSTATATAIAAHISLLLLLFLLLL